A region of Osmerus eperlanus chromosome 9, fOsmEpe2.1, whole genome shotgun sequence DNA encodes the following proteins:
- the luzp1 gene encoding leucine zipper protein 1, translating into MSEYKDTTNRHLRHKLQSLGRRLDELEEATNKLQKSEDELLDLQDKIIQAEGSNSALLGDVEALRKRLLKIEGKDEEVCKAEDLCRTVREKLEEEESLTQELKTEIERLQRRMAELEKLEEAFGKSKSDCSQLCLSLNEEKNLTKKLSSELEALKARMKEVDTSEAKLDRAEQALAGELEKLKSFTQAFVSERKRLLDKQREDEKLILKLTEKLERQKNRMSPADPGRTDVRELRIEDDISSGLTSKLGRKKSLDYMKLEDVGLRNKSENEKNSLEGQEDNKVKELTQEVERLKNRLKQLELLEEDLKNTESKNGELQDKFQQERNRTRALNEQVEQLRMQLNGSGDGSSSHGNGGPTGSPAKVLENGKAENEEINVRGGFRQDKPKYRSAAAAEPTTPKHKSRELSPQHKKEPKLRSKELAHSEDGSPKAARRALSPAHKSRRTPKTTAASAISAASDNGVKETGRGGEESSRGIAYSSVSSNSTDSKKASVLSRYPPAANDQKSWKSSQKPGELESKKSRVDKFSRLYVGSDSESNNSDVVPESSNKTNNSSPPEKDTSDPETQAQAQESLPATGLSKANGSFIAYRSHVSSLQTSDHGSEGHSSASETESTGSRPSEPEPAVEVSTPSSRTTPKYPKYTRLQQDSHSEGSSSRSSIDEELHKPILAEGGPQETRTPSGIEIHRVCSPREALRSKVVIKPAIVEIDRKEVMISSGGAEPLTTNGKPKISTKPVLASKMTSSITIYPNDPSSSRNSSRSSSVSSEPPTKERHTSTSNILIGPSSDHRGSISIPYEISIPKSEITMRPCQDGGDDPEAQRVLEAARVVETHLRSRSSFGLQSPETTSDFSNDMESGFESSSSTTTVTSWRTHAYGPGPGRGQALSHGSQDDSLPEMRNVTVRSTWRNRGAASVDEPGYRGIGGNGGTVRSEGGSEDEAESATTWRAYRATTILDTEETATTSAAGGTALASQRVAKPSPAEVYMRRISSGRDGPEVTRRSKSSPSSTDGGVLGRSAPHDPVSSQPWGRTQPVAAEERDPSPSPASWRRVPPGDPAYEPRASRADGASRGASSRGELLSSRGQAGRAEARTSAGTQHWSNRQLDN; encoded by the exons ATGTCTGAATACAAAGACACCACTAACCGCCACCTGCGGCACAAGCTGCAGAGTCTGGGCCGGCGCCTGGACGAGCTGGAGGAGGCAACCAACAAGCTGCAGAAGTCTGAAGACGAGCTCCTGGACCTGCAGGACAAGATCATTCAAGCCGAGGGCAGCAACTCCGCCCTGCTGGGCGACGTCGAGGCACTGCGCAAGCGCCTTCTCAAGATCGAGGggaaggatgaggaggtgtgCAAGGCGGAGGATCTGTGCCGCACAGTGAGGGAGaagctggaggaagaggagagcctGACCCAGGAGTTGAAGACGGAGATCGAGCGCCTGCAACGGAGGATGGCTGAGCTGGAGAAGCTGGAAGAGGCCTTTGGGAAGAGCAAGTCTGACTGCAGCCAGCTGTGCCTGAGCCTGAACGAGGAGAAGAACCTGACCAAGAAGTTGTCCTCGGAGCTGGAGGCCCTGAAGGCCCGCATGAAGGAGGTGGACACCTCCGAGGCTAAGCTAGACAGGGCGGAGCAGGCCTTAGCTGGGGAACTGGAGAAACTCAAGAGCTTCACCCAGGCGTTTGTGAGCGAACGCAAGCGTCTCTTGGATAAGCAGCGGGAGGACGAGAAGCTAATCCTGAAGCTGACTGAGAAGCTGGAGAGGCAGAAGAACAGGATGAGCCCGGCCGACCCTGGTCGTACGGACGTGAGGGAGCTTCGCATCGAAGACGACATCTCATCCGGCTTGACCAGCAAACTGGGCCGCAAGAAGAGCCTGGACTACATGAAGCTGGAGGACGTTGGGTTGAGGAACAAGTCTGAGAACGAAAAGAACAGCCTAGAAGGCCAGGAGGACAACAAGGTGAAAGAGCTCACCCAGGAGGTTGAGAGGCTCAAGAACAGGCTGAAGCAGCTtgagctgctggaggaggacctCAAGAACACAGAGTCCAAGAACGGAGAACTTCAGGATAAGTTCCAGCAGGAGAGGAACCGAACCCGGGCCCTTAACGAGCAGGTGGAACAGCTCAGGATGCAGCTCAATGGCAGTGGCGATGGCAGCAGTAGTCATGGGAACGGTGGACCCACCGGTAGCCCTGCCAAGGTCCTGGAGAATGGCAAAGCCGAGAACGAGGAGATCAATGTGAGGGGAGGGTTCAGGCAGGACAAGCCCAAGTACAGGAGTGCAGCAGCTGCAGAGCCCACCACTCCAAAGCATAAGAGTCGAGAGCTGTCACCCCAACACAAGAAAGAGCCAAAACTGAGAAGCAAAGAACTGGCCCACTCTGAGGATGGCTCTCCTAAAGCTGCAAGGAGGGCTCTCAGTCCTGCACACAAGAGCAGGAGGACCCCCAAGACCACTGCTGCTTCTGCCATCTCTGCTGCCTCCGATAACGGAGTGAAGGAaactggaagaggaggagaggagagtagcaGAGGGATTGCCTATAGCTCTGTGAGTTCAAACTCCACTGATAGTAAAAAAGCATCTGTTCTCAGTCGCTACCCACCAGCAGCAAACGACCAGAAGTCGTGGAAGTCCTCTCAGAAACCTGGAGAGCTTGAGAGTAAAAAAAGCAGAGTTGATAAGTTTTCAAGACTGTACGTGGGTAGTGATAGTGAGTCCAACAACTCTGATGTTGTGCCAGAGAGCTCCAATAAAACCAACAACTCTTCGCCTCCAGAGAAGGACACCTCAGACCCTGAGACTCAGGCGCAGGCCCAAGAAAGTCTCCCGGCAACCGGCCTCTCCAAGGCCAATGGCTCCTTCATCGCCTACAGATCGCACGTCTCCTCTCTGCAGACCAGCGACCACGGGTCAGAAGGTCACTCTTCTGCCTCCGAGACCGAATCCACAGGCTCCAGGCCCTCAGAACCAGAACCGGCGGTTGAGGTGTCTACACCAAGCAGTAGAACTACTCCCAAGTACCCCAAGTACACGCGTCTGCAGCAGGACTCCCACTCAGAGGGCTCGTCCTCCAGGAGTTCGATTGACGAGGAGCTCCACAAGCCTATCCTGGCCGAGGGAGGACCCCAGGAGACTCGCACCCCCTCAGGGATTGAGATTCACCGGGTCTGCAGTCCCCGCGAGGCCCTGAGGTCCAAGGTTGTCATCAAGCCCGCCATCGTAGAGATTGATAGGAAAGAAGTCATGATATCCAGTGGCGGGGCAGAGCCTTTAACAACCAATGGCAAGCCTAAGATCTCCACTAAACCTGTTCTAGCGAGCAAGATGACCAGTAGCATTACCATCTACCCTAACGACCCCAGCTCTTCTCGAAATAGTAGCCGCAGCAGCAGTGTCTCCAGCGAACCTCCAACGAAAGAGCGACACACGTCCACCAGTAACATCTTAATTGGTCCATCCAGCGACCACCGGGGCAGCATCTCCATCCCTTATGAGATCTCGATCCCCAAGAGTGAGATCACCATGCGGCCGTGCCAGGACGGCGGGGACGACCCAGAGGCCCAGCGGGTGCTGGAAGCGGCCCGGGTGGTGGAGACCCACCTGCGCTCAAGGAGCAGCTTTGGCCTGCAGTCTCCAGAGACCACCTCCGACTTCAGCAACGACATGGAGTCCGGGTtcgagagcagcagcagcacgacCACTGTCACCAGCTGGCGAACCCACGCCTACGGGCCCGGCCCTGGGCGTGGGCAGGCCCTCAGCCATGGTTCTCAAGATGACAGCCTACCGGAGATGAGGAACGTTACCGTCAGGAGCACCTGGAGGAACCGGGGAGCGGCGTCCGTGGATGAGCCTGGTTACCGTGGCATCGGCGGCAATGGAGGCACAGTCAGATCGGAGGGAGGGTCGGAGGATGAGGCAGAGTCGGCAACCACTTGGAGGGCGTATCGTGCCACCACCATCTTGGACACGGAGGAGACGGCAACCACCTCTGCTGCCGGAGGAACCGCCCTGGCGTCCCAGCGCGTGGCCAAGCCGTCGCCAGCGGAAGTGTACATGCGCAGGATCAGCAGCGGCCGGGACGGGCCGGAGGTGACACGCCGCAGCAAGAGCTCCCCATCCTCCACAGATGGGGGCGTGCTGGGGAGGAGCGCACCCCACGATCCTGTCAGCTCCCAGCCCTGGGGACGGACCCAGCCTGTA GCTGCTGAAGAGAgggaccccagccccagcccagcttCCTGGAGGAGGGTACCTCCTGGAGACCCCGCCTACGAGCCCAGAGCGTCCCGGGCAGATGGAGCCAGCAGGGGGGCCTCCTCCAGAGGAGAGCTGTTGTCCAGTAGAGGTCAGGCCGGTCGAGCGGAGGCTAGGACCAGCGCTGGGACGCAACACTGGAGCAACCGTCAGTTAGACAACTAG